Proteins encoded together in one Saccopteryx leptura isolate mSacLep1 chromosome 7, mSacLep1_pri_phased_curated, whole genome shotgun sequence window:
- the LOC136378388 gene encoding small ribosomal subunit protein eS27, with product MPLAKDLLHPSPEEEKRKHKKKRLVQSPNSYFMDVKCPGCYKITTVFSHAQTVVLCVGCSTVLCQPTGGKARLTEGCSFRRKQH from the coding sequence ATGCCTCTTGCTAAGGACCTCCTTCATCCCTCTCcagaagaggagaagaggaaacaCAAGAAGAAGCGCCTGGTGCAGAGCCCCAATTCCTACTTCATGGATGTGAAGTGCCCAGGATGCTATAAAATCACTACCGTCTTTAGCCATGCACAAACAGTAGTTTTGTGTGTTGGCTGCTCCACTGTCCTCTGTCAGCCTACAGGTGGAAAAGCAAGGCTTACAGAAGGATGCTCCTTCAGAAGGAAGCAGCACTAA